TCTGGCAGGGGGCGAAATCAGTTTGCCCAGTTCGCTCTTCTGGCGTCCCCTCTCACCCAGCGAACCCGATGGCAGCGTGACGATCGAATTCAACATGCCTGCTGTTGCGTCTGAGTATCGCCTGCTCGTGGATGCCATTGGCGGTGGTCGTCTGGGTGGGCAGCAGCAGTTGCTCATTTGCCGCGAACGAGCGCCGTAGTGAATCCTTCGCCTCCGCTTACCACGCCAAAGGTTGCGGTTGCTGATCCCAAAAGAGCCAGCGGCGTCGTTCGCGGTGTGTAGCGGTACCGATCTGATATGGGTCGGCCTCACCGGTATGCAGATCGATGATCGACAGGTATCCCGCATGACTGCTGGCTATCAGTCGCTTGCCATCGGGAGAGAGATCGAGGCCGCTAATCGTCGAACCGAGAAAATGCTGCCAGAGCAAGTTCCCCTGCAGATCGATGGCCCTTAACCAGCCGTTGGCATTTCCCAGAATGAACATCTTTTCGTGCGCGGCCACCGCGTACACTCGCGATTCGTCTTCCAGCATGCGGAGGCGCGGATCTCGGTCAACATCGATAATCTCCAGTTCGGGAACGATGCTCAACGGGACTCCGCGGCTGCTCCCCCAATAGAAGTGGCAGGAGTTGCAAAGAAGCAGACTATCGTCAGCGCTAAACGCCATGAAGTGTGGGTACGAACTGGTTGGCGCAATCTCGCCGGCAAATTGCAACTGCTCGTTGAAGATCCAGTGGTTGCCCCATTGGTGACCGAGTGCAAACCAACGACCGTCGTGCGAGACGGCTCCGTGCGGCATATCTAACCGGCTGGATTCATTATCTTCTTCGCCGCTCGGTCTTCCCTTGGGCCCGTCATAGCGATCGCGAAACTCGTCGGGCGTCGGCAGCAGTCGAATTGCCCCAGTGTTGGTCAGCACGAAGATTCCGTTCGAGGTGACAAGCAGAGCGAGTTGCCCGTTCGGGAATGGAATCAGTTGGTGGATGTTGGGCAAATAGGGAGGGCTTTGTTCCTGCCACGACTTTCTGCGAAACGTCAGCCGCTTGGGAATTCCCTCGAGGCCGGTTGGCCACTGCAACTGGCTAACAATGGGGCCATCCCAGCCATCATGAATCGTAATTCGTTCGAGCGTAGCCTTGGCAAAATAGCGGCGATTCGGTGAACGACCATAAGTGATGAGGTCCGGCAAGTCGGTTACCGTGAGGTCATCGATCACGGCCACACGCTTATATTGATAAGGCGCGCCAATACCCACGACGATCCGGCCATTGGGCAATAGCGAAATAGGTTGCAGCGCGCGGCCGTTGTCTTCAAGCAGATCCACCAACGGATTGTGCGCGGGAGGAAACCGTTCGCGCAGTCCCGCGATGTTGCCGCTGGCATTAGCTGAACGCACGATTTCTAAGACGCGGCCGGTAAAGCGTTGGCAATTGTCGGGCGTCGGTTCCGTGGGATCAGGATCTTTCGATCTCAAACGATCTTGCACGGATTCGTTCGCCGCATGCACATAGGCGGCGGTTTCGGCCCGCCACAGGGCGGACATTTCGTCGTCGGAAGGTTCGGGCGCAGCTTGAGTCATGTTGCCGGTATGGGACGTGAACTACGCCAGAATGCCTTTGACCACGTGGCCGTGCACGTTGGTCAAGCGGCGCTGAATGCCATTGTGATAAAAGGTGAGTCGCTCGTGGTTGATGCCGAGCAAGTGCAGCACTGTAGCGTGAAGATCGTGCCAGGCAACGGGATTCTCGACTGCTTTCCAGCCGATGTCATCGGTATTGCCGTAGGCCATGCCCGGTTTTAAGCCTGCCCCAGCAGCCCAGATCGAAAAGCCGTATTGGTTGTGGTCGCGACCTTTTCCTAGTTCACTGGAACCAGCTTGCGTGAAAGGCGTGCGGCCAAACTCCGTCGTAAAGAGTAAGAGGGTATCTTCGAACAGCCCACGCTGGCGGAGATCTCTCACGAGCGCTGCGACAGGCTGGTCGATGCGAATCGCTTCGCCGGTGTGATTCGCTTTGGTGTCTTCGTGCCCATCCCAGTTGATGCGGGGCGAACCAAACGAGCCGCCGGAAAAGAGCTGGACGAAACGAACGCCTTGCTCAATCAAACGTCGCGCCAGCAAACAACTGCGGCCGAAGTCGCGAGTTTCATCACGCTCGAGTCCGTAGTCGTTTTTAGTTGCAGCGGTCTCTTGCGACAGGTCGGTGACGCGCGGCACGGCGAGTTGCATCTTCGCCGCCATTTCGTAGGCCCGCATCCGCGCGAGCAATTCGTCGCTGTCGCCGCGCTCAGCGCGGTTGGTGCGATTCAGCAGGGCATGCAGTTCGCGGCTGTCGCGTTCGACATCGCTGGCAATCTCGCGGGCGGGAAAGAGGTCGTTTATGACCGTTCCCTTGCTCTGAAACATCACTCCCTGATGCTGCGCCGGGAGAAAGCCCTGCGTCCAGTTGCTCGTGCCACCCGAAGGAAGTCCGCGCGTATCGGGCAGTACCACGTAGGTCGGCAATTCATCGGTCTCGCACCCTAGGCCATACGAAAGCCATGAGCCAAGCGTGGGAAAACCATTCAGGCGAAAGCCGCTGTTCTCGTGCAAGGTCGCCGGCGTATGGCTGGAAGATTCGGCGACCATCGAACGGATAATCGTCAACTCATCAGCCACGCCCGCCAGGTGCGGAAAGAGCTCCGAAATCCAGAGGCCGCTTTCGCCCCGCTGTTTGAATTCAAAATCATTCTGCCGCAAGAGCCCCACTTTGCCGAAGAAGACGTCGGGCTTCTCGGTCCCGCCCAGCGGCTGCCCATGCCGCTTGGCGAGTTCTGGCTTGTAATCGAACGTATCAAGCTGGCTGTAAGCGCCGCACAGACAGATATGAATGACGCGCTTCGCTTTTGCCCCGTGATGAGGTGGCGGATCGCTGGCCTGGCCAGGAATCTTGTCCGCGCGCGCGTTGTTGCTTTGTGCCAGTAGCGACGCGAGCGCGGTGGCACCGATTCCTTGCGCGGCAAAGGAGAGAAAGTCACGGCGGGTGTTAGTTTGTAATTCGTTCATATTCTTGTTCGTCTTGCTTAGCCCGACGCGTCAGCGAGGGAGCAATTCTGTACTCGCGTTCGCAGGCAGTGAATACGCACCACAATCTTCCCTCGCTGACGCGTCGGGCTAAGTAAACCAATTTCAGCCTAGTCCACATACAAGAACGCGTTGGAATTCAGCAGCACGCGGCAGAAGGGCGCGAGCCCGTGTTTCTGCACGAACTGCGTGCTAGCCTGTTTCTGTTCCGCTGTGGGTGCATCTCCCGCGGTGAGTGAAAACGCCAGCGCGACTTGTGCATCGATCTCTTTCCCGGCGTCACGCTGCAACCGTTCGGCGAAGGCATCGGCCATCCGCAACGTGAAGGAGTGATTGAGCAGAGAGAGTGCTTGCAGCGGCGTGGTAGTGCTGCCGCGCGTGGGAGTGGTTGTCGACGGGTCGGGGCAATCGAACGTGTCGAGCAGCGGGTTTTTGCCGCCGCGGGCCCACATCCGATAAATGCTGCGGCGCTGATATTCCGGTCCCTCCAAGTCTTGAGGCTGATAGAACTGCGTGCCGCCGCGCGCGACTGGCAGGAAGTCCTTGAAGCTTGGACCGCCGGCCTCACTATTCAATTTGCCCGAGACCATCAGCATGGAATCGCGGACAGCTTCCGCTTCCAAGCGACGGGGCGAAAATCGCCACAGCAGGCGATTATTGCTATCGATCTTTATCGCCTCGCTTCGCGGCATTGAGGCCTGCTGATACGCCCGGCTGGTGACGATCAGCTTGTGGAGTTCTTTCAAGCTCCACTTGCGCTGAATAAACTCGCTCGCCAGGTAATCGAGCAGTTCTGGATGCGAAGGTTGGCCACCGCTAAAGCCGAGGTCGTTGGGCGTCGAGATCAGTCCTTGGCCGAAATGGTACTGCCACAAGCGATTGACCATCGTCCGGGCAAACAGCGGATTCTGTTCGCTGGCGATCCACTCCGCGAGCTTCTTTCGTCGCTCCGCTTCGGGGGCATTGGCAGCGAGTCCAAAGTCTGCCGCTTTTGGACTGAGGGAGAGAATTCCCGCGGGACGAACTTCCGGCCCCTTTTGCTGCGGATTGCCGCGCACAAGCAGGTGCGAAATCTCAGGCTGGGCAGGCGTAATTGCGAAGGTCTTGCGATCGCGGTGATAGTCGACCTTCGGCGTGATGGCCGCCAATTCTTCTTGAAGTCGGCGGCGTTGCGCTTGTTGATTCGGTGTCAGTTGAGCCATGAGTTCGTCTTCACTCACGTAGCTTGAAGCCACACCGGCGGCGGCTGCCACTTCGCCAGCGGTGAGTGCGCGGCTATAAAGCCGCGCGCGGTCAATGCTTGCCGCGATGTGCTTATTGCCGCCGGGCGGACCATGGCGCAAGCCGATCAGAACTTGGGATGACTCCGCCTCGAACATGGCTGAATTGCTGGAGCGGTATTCGCTGCCGTAGGGGCGGCCGTTGCGATAGCCGCGAATCTGTCCTTCGGCCTCGTACACGACAGCGAAGTGAACGAACTCATTTTCCTGTGCGGTTTCAACTTCGCCGGCAAAGGGAGTCGTCCGCTGAAAAAAGTTGCTGCCGGCTAACCAGTGCCCGGGCTCTTTTTCGCCATAGACGATCGAATCGAACAGGCTGCCGTCAAGTTTTTGCAGCGTGATCGCGCCGCCGCCCCGCTGCTTGAGTCCATTCAGGGAGATGAGAACTTCCAACGTCTTGGCGCGAATTCGTTTCGCGAGTGGCGGAGTCGAAACATACGCACTCTTACCATCGAGGACGAGCAGTCCGTTTTCGATCTTTGCTCCGCCATGCAACTGACCATGCAGCGAGCCCCGCGAGTCCTTCGCATCGCCGTCGAATTCCCATTCCGCTGTTGGCTCCGGTGCGCGCACTGCCGCTTTGTTATCAATCGTACGCTCGGCGAGAATCGCGGCGCGAACGGCAGCCTCAAGTGTTTGCAGTTCTTTCTGCAACGACTTTTGTTTGTCGGCCAAATCAGGTGGAACTGTCGCTGCGGGCAACGCTCGCTCGCCGCGCCGCACGCCCGCGAGGGCCGAGGCCAGGCTGTAATAATCGTGCGCGCGAATCGGGTCGAACTTGTGATCGTGACAGCGGGCACAATGCACGGTCAGCCCGAGGAAAGTTTGCCCCACCAGGCCGACGATATCTTCCAGTTCATCCTGCCGCATGATTTGCCGCATGGCATCGCCGGCGGGTAGCAAGCTGTCGTGGGCACCGGCGACGAGAAAGCCGGTCGCAATCACC
Above is a window of Anatilimnocola aggregata DNA encoding:
- a CDS encoding DUF1553 domain-containing protein; the protein is MRAWFLLLIGCAWFVRAATLLSAADAPDFDRQIAPLLAGRCLDCHSGSESKGGLDLSTLQGATKGGESGPAIVPRKFSESQLWQRVAAGDMPPKKPLPENERKLLQAWLEAGAKWGSDPIDPYRFSTGARAGYDWWSLQPVKSPAPSSTTDENAIDQLLLAKLREKQLSFSPPADRRILIRRLTYDLTGLPPTPAEIEAFVKDPSDSAYEELVQRLLASPHYGERWARHWLDVAHFGESDGFEFDKMRPNAWRYRDWVIDALNRDLPYDQFAKLQIAGDVLAPTDQQAVIATGFLVAGAHDSLLPAGDAMRQIMRQDELEDIVGLVGQTFLGLTVHCARCHDHKFDPIRAHDYYSLASALAGVRRGERALPAATVPPDLADKQKSLQKELQTLEAAVRAAILAERTIDNKAAVRAPEPTAEWEFDGDAKDSRGSLHGQLHGGAKIENGLLVLDGKSAYVSTPPLAKRIRAKTLEVLISLNGLKQRGGGAITLQKLDGSLFDSIVYGEKEPGHWLAGSNFFQRTTPFAGEVETAQENEFVHFAVVYEAEGQIRGYRNGRPYGSEYRSSNSAMFEAESSQVLIGLRHGPPGGNKHIAASIDRARLYSRALTAGEVAAAAGVASSYVSEDELMAQLTPNQQAQRRRLQEELAAITPKVDYHRDRKTFAITPAQPEISHLLVRGNPQQKGPEVRPAGILSLSPKAADFGLAANAPEAERRKKLAEWIASEQNPLFARTMVNRLWQYHFGQGLISTPNDLGFSGGQPSHPELLDYLASEFIQRKWSLKELHKLIVTSRAYQQASMPRSEAIKIDSNNRLLWRFSPRRLEAEAVRDSMLMVSGKLNSEAGGPSFKDFLPVARGGTQFYQPQDLEGPEYQRRSIYRMWARGGKNPLLDTFDCPDPSTTTPTRGSTTTPLQALSLLNHSFTLRMADAFAERLQRDAGKEIDAQVALAFSLTAGDAPTAEQKQASTQFVQKHGLAPFCRVLLNSNAFLYVD
- a CDS encoding DUF1501 domain-containing protein, with the protein product MNELQTNTRRDFLSFAAQGIGATALASLLAQSNNARADKIPGQASDPPPHHGAKAKRVIHICLCGAYSQLDTFDYKPELAKRHGQPLGGTEKPDVFFGKVGLLRQNDFEFKQRGESGLWISELFPHLAGVADELTIIRSMVAESSSHTPATLHENSGFRLNGFPTLGSWLSYGLGCETDELPTYVVLPDTRGLPSGGTSNWTQGFLPAQHQGVMFQSKGTVINDLFPAREIASDVERDSRELHALLNRTNRAERGDSDELLARMRAYEMAAKMQLAVPRVTDLSQETAATKNDYGLERDETRDFGRSCLLARRLIEQGVRFVQLFSGGSFGSPRINWDGHEDTKANHTGEAIRIDQPVAALVRDLRQRGLFEDTLLLFTTEFGRTPFTQAGSSELGKGRDHNQYGFSIWAAGAGLKPGMAYGNTDDIGWKAVENPVAWHDLHATVLHLLGINHERLTFYHNGIQRRLTNVHGHVVKGILA
- a CDS encoding WD40 repeat domain-containing protein, whose product is MTQAAPEPSDDEMSALWRAETAAYVHAANESVQDRLRSKDPDPTEPTPDNCQRFTGRVLEIVRSANASGNIAGLRERFPPAHNPLVDLLEDNGRALQPISLLPNGRIVVGIGAPYQYKRVAVIDDLTVTDLPDLITYGRSPNRRYFAKATLERITIHDGWDGPIVSQLQWPTGLEGIPKRLTFRRKSWQEQSPPYLPNIHQLIPFPNGQLALLVTSNGIFVLTNTGAIRLLPTPDEFRDRYDGPKGRPSGEEDNESSRLDMPHGAVSHDGRWFALGHQWGNHWIFNEQLQFAGEIAPTSSYPHFMAFSADDSLLLCNSCHFYWGSSRGVPLSIVPELEIIDVDRDPRLRMLEDESRVYAVAAHEKMFILGNANGWLRAIDLQGNLLWQHFLGSTISGLDLSPDGKRLIASSHAGYLSIIDLHTGEADPYQIGTATHRERRRWLFWDQQPQPLAW